One genomic segment of Gopherus flavomarginatus isolate rGopFla2 chromosome 11, rGopFla2.mat.asm, whole genome shotgun sequence includes these proteins:
- the LOC127031927 gene encoding olfactory receptor 4E2-like: MDEENVTMVTHFVLLGLTETRELQLALFALFSIIYLLILVGNVLIMVTVINNRHLHTPMYFFLGNLSFIDICHASVTAPKMLADLLSAEKTISFGGCVAQLFFLHLCACAEIFLLTIMAYDRYVAICHPLQYHMLMSLQACTWLVGALWSGATVHSLVQTVLTIRLPYCGPNIINSFFCDVPPVIKLACTDTYLTGVLIVSNSGMISLTCFLALLASYLVILVSLRSRSVEGRRKALSTCGSHLAVVALFFGPCIFIYTRPATSFSLDKVVSVFYTMMTPVLNPVIYTLRNQEVKGAMRKLRERQIFSRGK, encoded by the coding sequence ATGGATGAGGAGAATGTCACCATGGTGACACACTTTGTATTGCTTGGCCTCACCGAGACCCGGGAGCTGCAGCTGGCCCTCTTCGCCCTCTTCTCCATCATTTACCTGCTGATCCTGGTGGGGAACGTCCTCATCATGGTGACGGTGATCAACAACCGGCacctccacacccccatgtactttttcctggGAAACCTCTCCTTCATCGACATCTGCCACGCTTCGGTCACGGCCCCCAAGATGCTGGCTGATCTCCTCTCTGCGGAGAAGACCATCTCCTTTGGGGGCTGCGTGGCCCAACTTTTCTTCCTCCACCTCTGCGCCTGCGCTGAGATCTTCCTCCTGACTATCATGGCCTACGACCGCTACGTGGCCATCTGTCATCCACTTCAGTACCACATGCTCATGAGCTTGCAAGCCTGCACCTGGCTGGTAGGGGCCCTGTGGTCTGGAGCCACCGTCCACTCCCTGGTGCAGACCGTGCTCACCATCCGGCTGCCCTACTGTGGCCCCAACATCATTAATAGCTTCTTCTGCGACGTGCCACCTGTCATCAAGCTGGCTTGCACAGACACCTATTTGACTGGGGTGCTGATCGTCTCTAACAGCGGCATGAtctctctcacctgcttcctggcccTGCTAGCCTCCTACCTGGTGATCCTAGTCTCTTTGCGGAGTCGGAGCGTTGAAGGGCGGCGCAAAGCGCTCTCCACCTGTGGTTCCCACTTGGCGGTGGTGGCGTTGTTCTTTGGGCCATGCATCTTCATCTACACTCGCCCTGCCACCAGCTTCTCACTGGACAAGGTCGTGTCAGTTTTTTACACAATGATGACCCCGGTGCTCAACCCAGTGATCTACACCCTAAGGAACCAGGAGGTGAAGGGGGCCATGAGgaaactgagagagagacagattttcTCCAGGGGGAAATAG
- the LOC127031938 gene encoding olfactory receptor 4E1-like translates to MVEWNESRVNEFILSGLSTNHTLELVLFTFFTVIYVLILLGNTLIVFTIAYDQCLHTPMYFFLSNLSFIDICHSSVVMPKMLADFLVERKTISFGECIAQMFFLHLFACTEIFLLTIMAYDRYAAICNPMHYGTIMSRKFCLKLAAAMWLGGLVHSVALTSLTLHLPYCGPNAIDNFFCDVPLVLKLACADTYVFEVLIVSNSGLISVICFVVLVVSYSVILVSLRNHFSEGRHKALSTCAAHLMVVTFFLGHCIFIYLRPAKSLAADKVVSVFFTAVTPLLNPVIYTLRNEDMQQALRKLQARQVNSRNK, encoded by the coding sequence ATGGTGGAATGGAATGAGAGCAGAGTGAATGAGTTCATCCTTTCTGGCCTGAGCACCAATCAcaccctggagctggtcctgttCACCTTCTTCACAGTCATCTATGTGTTGATCCTGCTGGGGAACACGCTCATTGTCTTCACCATCGCCTACGACCAATGCctgcacacccccatgtactttttcctcaGCAATCTCTCTTTCATTGACATCTGTCACTCCTCAGTAGTGATGCCCAAGATGCTGGCTGACTTCCTAGTGGAGAGGAAGACCATCTCCTTTGGCGAATGCATTGCTCAGATGTTCTTCCTCCACCTCTTCGCCTGCACCGAGATCTTCCTCCTCACCATCATGGCCTACGACCGCTACGCAGCCATCTGCAACCCCATGCACTATGGCACCATCATGAGCCGCAAGTTCTGCCTGAAGCTGGCCGCAGCCATGTGGCTGGGTGGGCTAGTCCACTCCGTGGCCCTGACTTCCCTGACCCTACACCTCCCATACTGTGGCCCCAATGCCATTGACAACTTCTTCTGCGATGTCCCATTGGTCCTCAAGCTGGCCTGCGCTGACACCTATGTCTTTGAGGTGCTCATCGTCTCCAACTCAGGGCTCATCTCCGTGATCTGCTTCGTGGTGCTGGTGGTCTCCTACAGCGTCATCCTCGTCTCCCTGAGGAACCACTTCTCCGAGGGGCGGCACAAGGCACTCTCCACCTGCGCAGCCCACCTGATGGTGGTGACGTTCTTCCTGGGCCACTGCATCTTCATCTATCTCAGGCCGGCCAAGAGCCTGGCCGCAGACAAGGTGGTGTCAGTGTTTTTCACGGCTGTCACTCCACTGCTAAACCCCGTCATCTACACCCTGAGGAACGAGGACATGCAGCAGGCACTGCGCAAACTGCAGGCGAGGCAGGTCAATTCCAGAAACAAATGA